TTCTTACATTCGCCTTCAGACGGAGCTTAAAGGCCTTTTTGCCCTTTTGTTCATGTAAACTGAACTCCACACCAACAGAATCATGGAAGAGGTACTTCATTATGTTTGCAGTTGTGTTGTGGGTTGTGCTGCCTCCAATTCTAGACAACATCTTGCACTGTTACAAGAAAATATAATTAGCTTCCATACATATGCTTGCACTCCTTAAATTTCCTTACCAAATGTTTGCTTGCATGGTCAGAATTAGCTAGACGGTGCTCAAGCTCATCTACTTGAGCCATCTGAAGAAGCGGCAAATTGGGTTCATCACAGTGCTCTTCAGCCGTAACTTGTTGCTGTTTGAGCAGGGTAAGTATAAGGTCATTCTGACGTTTCACAAATTCGATCTCTCTGAGCACTGCACGTGTAGAAGCTGAAACAGAAAAGAAGTCTGAAATATCAGCCCTTAATCACTATCATACAAAATGCACTGATAAAGGTTCTGAAATTGATCTAAGCAGAATTTTTGAAAAAACTTCAAAAAGGAAAATTTGTCTATCACCATGAAATAGTATGCTCCTTTCCTTGCCAGGAGAGGGGCATCCTCCCACTGAAGTTCCAGAGCATTGTGAACTTTATATACAACATGTACATATTGGAGTCACGGTGAAAATAAAGTTAAAAAGGGTATTAATTGTTCTTAGGTACAGCTCTGTTGAAACTCAACTCTGCAAGTAGTAGTCCACTACCGTAACCATTTCATGGTAAGCACTGAAATGAAGAACAGCGCGTACTGAAGTGGTGGCCATGATGCTATAGTGTACACTTCTTATTTTTCACTGCACCAAACTTTGTATTATACCTTCTTATTGCTGAACACAATCATATAATGAAACACATCAGGCTAGAAGACTCATACCATGTATATTTTATGACATGTTTGGGAGGCCTACATTTTTTGGTGCAAATGATCTAATTATGTCATTTTAAACGTGAACAGTAATAACATTCACCTGCTTTTGACTGCAACTAAATTTCTAGAGCAACCTTTGGCTGTTTTAACTAGCTGGAAGCTTCCATGGCAAATTAATGAATTCAGCTTATAGGGGAATAATTCCTCTGCACACTTTGTTACAAATATGGGCTTATAGCTGCACCAAATGACAAAACATTGTGTGCAAAGTCTGTTCCCAATGAACACATATTAACTTAGTTACCTGCCATTACTGTTATATTATGTGCCCAGTGAATTATAGAGACCGCATTTTGAGTAGATATATATTTCCTTACATCTTTAACAAAACAATGTTGGAGGAAACAAGGAAGAGACTCACATGATATCTCTTTCTTGATTAAAGCCACCAGGCTATCAGAACGGCCTGTAATATTAAAAACATTTTCACTTTCCATTACTACATTACCGACTTTCAGTGAAATTAGTGATGATCCACACATACATGCAAAAAATAGGTTAGTCACTTACCACGGTGATGCTGATATGACATGGTGTCTACCATTAATGGCgctacaagaaataaaaatttaataAAAACATCTTCACTTTAAATTACATCATTCACATAACCTGCGTGAACAAATGGAACTTAAAATGACTTACAGATGCAGTTCGATATGTTGTGAACTTCACAAAGTTAATTTCTATCATGCAACTATTCAATAAATTTCAGACTGAACTGAAGCATACCTTGATCATGTGGACTGCTGTAAAAGCTCCCTGGCAGTTCTGAAAAAGAGATAATACATGCAACTACACATTTAAATGAGAAAGACACAGGTACTAAAGGACAGCATCAACTGGCCATATGAACTGATAATTCAATTTTTTGCTTCAAGGATTAAGGCTAAACATTTTCAAATGGATACCTTGCGAACTGAAAATGTCTGCTGAAATGTCAGGAATGTCTGGAATGCAAAATGAATTATGGTTAAAGAAGGTATGCATATATGACATAGCATTCAGTTGTCTAACAGGCTGTACGAGAGTAAATGCACTATATACCTGGGCAGTGTAACTGAGCTGCAGGTACTGAGTGTTGGCAGCCTATCAAAGAGAATTAAATCAACAAAGGCATCTCATTTACGGTGGCCTGTCATAAattatatgttccacacatgctaAATATATGCACACATAACACTAAGTGCTTACCGTGTGAGCTGGGCTGAGTTGTGGGTCGGGAATCTGTTTTCCAAAGAGTAAGAGAGAATCAGTGCGGCTTACAGTATACACCCAGGTCTGCACACATTGGATTGATGAGACCAACTGCTTACCTAGGCCACGTGAGTGAATCCCTGGAATGCAGAGTTGGCGCTCTCCTAAAAGGGATGTAATGAACGAAACAAGAAGCACGGGATTACCTGCTAGCTTCAAAAGACATTCAGGTGTGCTAAACATGTGAAGGTAAAAAAAAGATAATGTTTCTAGGTGCATACCCTGGGATCTCAATTCACCTGTTGATGGAGTGTCTGCTcgggaaaaaaaagaatgacatGACCGTGTATCCAGCTTTGGAGTTGCCTGAGCTGATGGAGTACACTGCTTACCTGAGCTGCATGAAAGGTATGTCGGATTGGAGAGTCGATGGCCTCCTGTGAATAAGAAAAACAAATTATAAGCACGAAAAACTGCCTTCCTATGTCTGCAGATATGGATGCTTGTATTAAGCATTCCTGAACATATACTACATGACAGCCATAACAAAACATCATGAAAGTGCATTTACAATTCCCTTTCTTAAAACATAGCTAGCGCATTGCCATAAAGTTCACGGATAGGTGCTAAACATGGCAAACTGCACCCACTGTACTCATCAAGTGCTGTGTTTAACTGTCCTGCAACAAAATTTTACACTTGAGTAGTGCATTTACTTTTATGGTCACCAGCACTataccaaaaaaaaatttaagtgaTTATAAGTCCATGCCCTGTGAGATGAAAGTACATGCTGGTAGTGAACCTGATtaataaaataaacaataaaatcaGTGCGAGTACTGCCATAGCTTGCACATGGTTGCGCACTAGGCTTGGTTCAGGAAACCCATAGGTTACATAGGCAGTGCGACAGGGATGCTGAAGCAGATGGGCTGCAGCTTTCTGCAGAGAGCAAGGGCCAAACACAGAAAACTAGCATGCactagttgcaaaaaaaaaatcagacataAGTTAACACATACAAATTTCAGCACTTCTAGGTATGTACCAGCAGATGTGTTCTGGTAGAATATATCTGCTGGTTGTGGACCTTCCTGAGCAAAAAGAAGCTCAATGTGGCTAATGGCATGCACTGAGCTCTGCATCTGGTTGGGTTGAAAAGACTGCTTACCCGAGTGTTGTGAATCTGATGCTGGGGTGGAGAGTGGGCTGCTTCCTGCCAGAGAAAAGATGAACAAAAACTAAGTCGCAGTGCTCACACATGGTTGTCGACATTTACCAAATGTGTTCAAGTAAAGAAAGGTTCAACATGTACATACGCTGTGAGCTGGATGCACACGCCAATGGTGAATCTGGTACAGCAAAACAAAGGAGATTAGTACAGGTGACAACTAAACTGCATACCAGGGTTGGCCAAGGAAACTGAAAGCTTACCTGAACAGCGTAACTGGGATGCTGAAGAAGAGAGGGGGCGGTCTCCTACAGGTTCCAATTGAATAGCAGCAAAAAGCAAACACCTCCTATTAGTTGTCTACACATGGCATACTGTTTATAATGAATGAATGTGTAATCATGCAACTCGCCCGCCTAGCTATTGCAGTAAGCAGCTAGCACACCATGCTGGTCTCATGTCTGGTGTGACCATATGAACAAAGACAAAAGAGCAAAAATTAGGGCACATGATAGCTAGGAACTAAACTTGGGTTGCACGCCATGGGATTGCAATATCAAAtgaacagaagaaaaagtttacattacTGAAAATTAGTCATTTACTGAGCTTATATCTAATTATGCAACCTGAACTCAAATGATTGGTTTATATTTATGATAAAATTACACTTGAAGGGCTTAAAACAAGgaacaataaataaatgaagcaaTACAATTGTGACTGGTACTGAACATTTATGAGTTCCAGCAGTTCAGCTTTTCATATAACAATCTGTCAGGTGAAAATAAATCTATTTTGTCCATGACAAACATTCTGAGACAGAAATTTACTGCAACCAACCTCTGGTGGCATCATCTGTGCCTCTCGGACAGCTGAAAAATAAATACGTTAGCCACTGCCACACACCATGAATACTACTGCTACCTTTGGCTGCTACCTTTGGCTGCGCTTTCTTTGAAGAATATGTTCAGTTGCaattgaaacaccctgtacatgcTGCTATATAAGGATGAGACAGTTCAGTATTAATAATTAGACCACACAGCAGCAAGCCGAGCAACTCAATTGAGAGAACtggcctgactcgctttgggacgtacgtTAGTTTAGCTccataatgaaaacaaaaaaaaattcacagcagcAGACATGAGAGTGAAAGGGTAGTGGTGTTAGCAGAGGTGTGCTTTCACTTGAGACAGTCGTGTGCCACAGATGGTTAATGCCAAGCCACTTGGAAAATTGAGTGCCTCACTTAATTACCAACGATTAACATCTTGTACAGCTGGAATATAAGACTGGAATTTCAGGTTAATTCAGTGCAGACAACTGACATCTTGAGTACCTAAGGGAATTGGTCATGGCTTTACATGAATCCGTGGCAGTACGCCGAAATAGTAACTGCCAGCTAGATGGCTGTTATGCCTTTTTTCAATTACTTCAGCATTTGCACGTTTTCTTGGAGTGTTCTTGAGTGAGATGTCGTAAAGAAGTCTTTTGAAAACGTCTTGTGAAAACACGTCTTCGATACGTTTTGATTAAGCTCAAGCTAAGTGAAGATGTGTGTAGCTGTTTCGAGACGTTTTTAAGAGGTTGTGTGTTTCGTGGGAAAAGCCGTGTTGAATGTATTTGACGCTTAAACCGATACAGCGACAGCGACCAGGCTGCCGAGCCTGCCGAGGTGAAGACATGCTCCAATGCAATACACGATTGAGGGAGCACAGCAACCGCAAAGCAGGAAACTGGAACGGTCCGCTTCCGAGTCGACATTGCATGCCGACAGCTAGGCAAGCGCCCAGATCGCAGCTTTGTCTTGCGAAAGTTCGCGTGCATAGATTTTGAACAATCGTGAGTTTGAGGATAGCGTGAGCCAAACGGCCTGCGCTCAGCTGTAGTCCCACGTGAGCAAAGTACGGTGCCACTGCATTTGGAATGACAAGCTGATGCAGCGACCGGAGTCTCGCGAGACAGGTTTTGACTCGTGCAATTGGCCGGTGCGCTGGCTGCATCACAACTGCCGGCGCGCCAACCTAGTCGCACGTGCTGAAGCCCAAGCGAGAGCCCTGCCCCTGGCAGAGCTCAACTTTTACGCACACACCATGTTAAAACACATTGGGAGGATTTCAAAGAGCCTTTAGAGACAATCGTGACTGTGAGAAAAAGCAAGGGCTTCATGgttgcagcagcaaagcagtggCGAGATTTATACCCCTGTATTTTGGGCACTTCCAACGGCCGTTAACGCAAACGGCAGTTGAACGCCGTAACGGCCGTGGGAACGGAATGGGGGTGGCTGCGCTCACACGGCACTTTCCATGTTCGGTCGGTTCCTTTCCGTTTCGACGATTTATCACGTGACTCTTGAACTTTTTACCTCGCCAACtcgaaaaaaattttgtttctatAATTATTTTTTAATGAGGGAGTAAATTACTGCGCTACATGCTCTATAGGGTATTTTTTTAACTATTTGCAAGAGTTGTTTGCAAAACTAGCGGAGAAGCTCATTTAGCCGATCCAATCTGATCCATGGCGCTGCAAAATGGCTGCGTTTGTTGTGGTACAGTGGCTAGTTGTGGTTTCAATGTGGTGAAGCGTCCCATTTCACGTTCCATCGCGTGTGCTAACCACAGCACCACtgtgcatttccttttttctttcgtaCCGCGAGTGACCGTCTGCGCAATTCAGCAGGTGCAGTGTTGAACATGGTACGACTTTGCGACGCGCACACGAGAACAGCCGTGGAATGGCGCTTAGCCGGCCGCTTTATGAATGCGACCGTGATCGCCCACCCGATTCGCTTCTTCTGGTTGCGCACTACGAGGCCTTGTCTGCAAAAAGGGCTAAACTGCAAGCTGTGCGCATTCAGAAAGCGTCAATAAAGAAGAAGCGGAAGGCGGCCGAAAGGTGATGTCGCAGCCTCGCTACACTCGCTGTTGTGATGTCTGCCAGGCAAAGGAGTGTGTGGACGCTTTCCAGACCCCGTCTTGGTACGACACCACCGTTCCAACGTTGTCGGATGAAGATTTCAAGGCCAACTTTCGCGTGACCCGTTCCACATTTGCGTACATCGTGAGCTCGTGTTCCTCACTAACACGGGAGGATACGAACATGCGAGCTTGCATACCCCTGCACCAGCGCGTCGCCCTCTCGCTCTACAGACTCGCCACATCGGCAGAGGAAAGGACTGTGGCGCATCTTTTCGGCGTGAGTCGGCCATCCGTGAACCTGATCTTCCGAGAGTTTTGTGACGTTGTCGTAGATGTTCCCGAGCCACAAGTTGTGCGCTTTCCGTCACTTAACAATGTTAGAGATCATGTGCGACAGTTCGAAGCCTGCACAGGCTTTCCGCAGGGCTTTGGCGCGCTGGACGGTTGCCATATAAAAGTCTCGCCACCCAAAGAAAATGCGCAGGACTATTACAACTATAAGGGCTGGTATAGCATAATTTTGCTTGCTATTGTAGACCACAACTACAAGTTAAAGTATATTAATGTAGGGTCTCCAGGGCGCAATCATGATGCAGCAGTGTACAGAGGCTCGGTACTACCGGACGTAGTCGGAACTGATGTCTTCACTCTACCAAGCCAAATTATTGACCAGGCCTTTCCTTTGAAGCGTCACTTGATGAAGCCTTTCCCTCATATGAGTGCAAGCAACCCAACAGTGCAAACGTTCAATTACACACTCTCAAAAGCGAGGCGTGTTGTTGAGAATGCTTTTTGGAGATTGAAGGCTAGATTCAGGGTTTTGAAGGGAATCGAGTGTCAAATCGAAAATGTCAACAGCATTGTGCGAGCTTGTTGCATCCTTCACAATGTATGCGAGCACATGCGTGATCAGTGCGACACACAGTGGAGTGCTGAAGCAGCAGCCGGGCAGCTTCCGCAGCCTGTTTGTGTAAGCAACGCAGTGAGCTCGTCAGGTGAAAGTGTCCGACGAGCTTTGGCCAAGCACATCTTTTCATTGAAGCCATGACTACTTCGAAAAGCTTTGTTTTAGGCATGCAATTGTGAAAGACTGGACATGTCTGTGGCAATTTCTGGACCACGTTTGCTCATGGGGCTTTATTCACCGCTGTTGGAGGAGTCAGGCGGACGCTCATGCCGGACTTCAAAGTACTGGCGAATTATGCCTACCATCTCCCGGTTTATGTTATTAGCCTCCTCCTGGAGACAGACTGTTTTCTTTGACAACTTGTATTCCTTTTTAGCCATCTTTTTGGCATGGTTTTCCTGGCTTTCTAGTAGCAGCACTACTTTATCGATTGCTGATGTTGGCTGTCGCCTTTTGCGCGCACGACCTTGCTCGGCTGAGGCAGCAGGTGTCGATGCCTCACTGGTCGACGCCTCGACGTTTCCGGCGTCTGGGCTGCTCGGCGCTTCTGATGGCGGTCCAGAAGCAATTATCTCGGCATCCTCTGGCAGCTGTTCCACCATGTCCAGCTTAAGAAAAGAAGAACAACGGAACATTACCGAATGTTGCTCGAAGTGATCATTACTGCGTTGCATGATGAATGGAAGTGGTACACATAACATGCAGAAACATTTCAATATACCAGAATTTTACACAATAGTTGCCGTTCTCTCTAAAAGTTTTGGTACACCCTAAAGCACGCGGCCTACCCTGGTACCCTTTTGTAACATGACCAGCCTTACCTATCTCGCACTATTTTCATAACTCCAAGAAAAGTAACAAGTATTGTGGCATCCAGTGTGTCGAAAATGTTAAGCAATGATTTCGACGCTACACTGAATGTGACGCTTATTAAAGTTATCTGTGCATTTTCAGTACTCTGGCACACAATAATGCCTCATGTTCATGTCATGTGCTTTAGTAAAATTAAATTCTCTAAACTTTGCTGCCACCTGTCTCCGGCGACGAACCCGGCCGGCAAAAAAACAATTTCGGTTTGTCAGTCCATTTCTCAGGTTTGCATACAACCAAAATAAACAAATGTTGCACCTGAAAGCTCTCCTGTACCAGGCTTCTGTCATTTATAGGCAGGTTTCCGAGGAACATGTGAAGCCGTCTGTAGTATGGGCACTGACTTGCAGCAGACCCAGTGCCAGCAGTGCTTGcctttctgaaataaaaacaaagtgcAGCTAAGAGTCACTTTATGCCGTAAGAGATGAACACGATTTTTTGCTGCACAAGTACAAACTGCCAAGAACAATCAACCTCCTTGTGCTGAAAGTTAAAACTGCAGGCAAAGTGGTAAACAACAAGGAGAAAGCTGTTGAATTACGATGGGAGTTCAATAGGCTTCGAATGAAATCAGCTGATAGTCAAGATACAAGTTATTAGACTATAGACAATGTCAAGACACAAGTTTGGGAGAGATTCTTGATTAGGGTATGCATTCAGCGCTTTCTGTTCTATTGAAGACGTAAAGTTCAATCACTTCGGCTGATGCCATATGCACGACATAGTGTGCTTTTTCCTGCATTGCTATATGCACAACTTCGTCAGACAACATTTCAAGTTTTTTAGCACGCTGTGTTGGCAGCGACTTGATAGGTACCACCCCACACCTGCGTCTGAAAATAGTGTGTAACTATAATAAATTGAGTGGCTGCGTTGTAAAGGTGGGTTCTTGATCAGTACAATAGTGTTTTATGTTCGAAAACTGCCTAAAGCGTACCACTCCACTCcgactaaaaaaaaattatgcatggAATTAATTGTATTAGTATAGTGTTATTGTTTTGCGGCTAATAGAATTTGCAAATGAAACAAGAAACCAGTATTTTTTGAATTTAATGCGGACACTACTGCTTTCATAGTAAGACTTTAGCGATTGTTAGCTGTACTGCATCGCAAGCTACAGGAAAGCTACTGCACATGTAAAGATCTTATTTTGAGTAGCTGATCGAACAGACTTCTCGGTGCAAATGCTTTCTGTCAGGCTATGCCGGCTACGCCTAGATTACGACAAACGGCTACATATCACAACCAATTGTACGGCGCCAAGATGTCAGCGCTATTCCCGCATCACTGCATGAGCGTTACAATGAGCCCGAAGTGTCGAGAAAGTCACGTTCGAGCGCATGTCAAGCAAAATTCGGCGTCGCCTATGGCATTGAAACACACGTCGGGCACTGCGGGGCACCAGATTTCATTGAACATGCCTGACAAGGCGCTATGTCGACTTAAAAATCACCTTGTGAGCCTGGGCCAAGTTTTCCATCTTCTGCTTCACCTGTTTCGCTGTGACGCACACAGCGTGCCCTCATTCTTCGCTTGCGAGCTGGTTGAAGAGCGCTGTCATCCTCGCGTACACGGGCGCATTGTGTTTCTGCGCTTGCAATTCGCGGAGGTTATGCTGCCACAAGTTAATGAGTAAATGCGTCAGTGATGCTGTCCAGGAAAAGCGTTCTTGCGCCGTCGCGCTCGCCTGCAGCGGGGACACGTTGCTgctgggggctgccatcttgccTATTTCACGACTACATGGACGGAAACGGCGGCGGAACGGAGACCGGCGAGCTCCGTTGATGTCAATCGCCGTTGGATTTCCAACGACGCTCGCGCTGCCGTGTAACTCCGCCTAACGGCTGTTAAGGCCAACGGCCGTTTTCCTTAACGGCCGTTAAAGTGCCCGTATAACAGGGGTATTAGAAGCTAGCACGATGGAAGTAAACACACGACGCTCGCTGCTACGATGGCGTCCGTGGCGGCAAGGGAATGGCGCATGAGCGCTCATCCTATTCCTTTTAACCCACCTCCATCGCACGCCACATCTACAATACAGTTTACAGACCACCTCAGGTGACACAAAGCAAGACATGCAGCCTGTATCCAGCTGCAGAGAATGTTTTTTCACTCAATTGTCCAAATAAAACGAACTAATCGATGCAGCAAGAAATCcacccatggaggaaggaaagaaaagaggagAGGCAGTTATGTCACATTTtttaaagcccccccccccccccctacttggcCGGCGTCTCAACGCGCTTGCAAATGCGCAGCAAGCATTGCATGCGatgccgctgcgcccagcgttactattaGCTGCGCCAGCAGCCAAATACTCCctgtagtccttgcgaaagcgtgACTTCCAGCACATTTTCTGGCacgcagctcggatagcgagggcctctcccgaGTTTTTTGTCCTCCATGAATCCACCACTCTTCATTCGGCAGCCATCTTGCGAAGTGCATCTCCGCAGTGTACTAGTTATACGAATAATTTAGTGCTATGCTTCATTTTACTACACTGTAGGCTTTAATATAGACTGAAGTTCTTCAGGTATTCAGGTGCATTATTCGTTGCTTATTTTTTACTATAAATGCACGTGACTAGACGATGGCAGTCACAAACAGAAAATGTTTTTTGCTTCATCACGTTTTTTATTTCCAGTAACAGATTTTTCTGCGTGGCAACAATAAATTTCCTCAAAAACACCTGTAATTTTGCacactttttttacagtgtatgATTTGCGTGAATCGGACACACCGAGGGTCGCAGTCCCATCAAAGCCACCACGATGGCTTGGTgcttatggtgcttggctgctgacctgaaaaatTGTTTTCAGTTCCAGGTGTGATGATCGCATTTCAGTGTACACATCTTCACAAACTTGCAATATCTATGCATTTGGCTGTGGGTGGGCTGCTGTGGCCACACACA
This region of Amblyomma americanum isolate KBUSLIRL-KWMA chromosome 5, ASM5285725v1, whole genome shotgun sequence genomic DNA includes:
- the LOC144132652 gene encoding uncharacterized protein LOC144132652, with product MFLGNLPINDRSLVQESFQLDMVEQLPEDAEIIASGPPSEAPSSPDAGNVEASTSEASTPAASAEQGRARKRRQPTSAIDKVVLLLESQENHAKKMAKKEYKLSKKTVCLQEEANNINREMVGIIRQYFEVRHERPPDSSNSGE